A stretch of Vannielia litorea DNA encodes these proteins:
- a CDS encoding amylo-alpha-1,6-glucosidase translates to MNHDEMIRHARQVLSDNDRGTYTVPTHGLYPFQWNWDSALSALGFAHYDEPRAWLEIETLLAHQWDDGMVPHIIFHQPDDGYFPGPDVWSTGREVPTTGITQPAVAGFAVRRIFDRARDRALAEEKARAMLPKIHAWHRWFYRCRDPQGTGLVAIVHPWESGRDNSADWDAAFERVPTEGVGSFTRRDTSHANPAHRPTDEQYKRYIWLVQKFRSLGWDTSKMHDASPFLVVDPGFNAILIRACEDTADLAARLGMEEIAAESRAMAEKGIEALETLWHEPLGQYVCYDRAIGAPIESPSVGGILTAFAPIPHHRAAALVRRIETLAKSCNYLIPSHDPTHAAFDGPCYWRGPVWLIVNYMVADGLARAGQGEIVPRIIGDCLRLIETSGFAEYHDPITAEPCGGPHFTWTAAMVIEILNTCEMAA, encoded by the coding sequence ATGAACCATGACGAGATGATCCGCCACGCCCGCCAGGTGCTGAGCGACAACGACCGCGGCACCTACACGGTGCCCACCCACGGGCTCTATCCCTTCCAGTGGAACTGGGATTCCGCGCTCAGCGCCCTGGGCTTTGCGCATTACGACGAGCCCCGCGCCTGGCTCGAGATCGAGACCCTGCTGGCCCATCAATGGGACGACGGGATGGTGCCCCACATCATCTTCCACCAGCCCGACGATGGCTACTTTCCCGGCCCCGATGTCTGGTCCACCGGCCGCGAGGTTCCCACCACCGGCATCACCCAGCCCGCCGTCGCGGGCTTCGCCGTGCGCCGTATCTTCGACCGCGCCCGCGACAGGGCGCTGGCCGAGGAGAAGGCCCGCGCCATGCTGCCGAAGATCCACGCCTGGCACCGGTGGTTCTATCGCTGCCGCGACCCGCAGGGCACCGGGCTGGTGGCGATCGTGCACCCCTGGGAATCCGGCCGTGACAACTCCGCCGACTGGGACGCCGCCTTCGAGCGCGTGCCCACAGAGGGCGTCGGCAGCTTCACCCGCCGCGACACCAGCCACGCCAACCCCGCGCACCGCCCCACCGACGAGCAGTACAAGCGCTACATCTGGCTGGTGCAGAAGTTCCGCAGCCTCGGCTGGGACACCAGCAAGATGCACGACGCCTCGCCTTTCCTGGTGGTCGATCCCGGCTTCAACGCCATCCTGATCCGCGCCTGCGAAGACACGGCCGACCTCGCCGCCCGGCTGGGCATGGAGGAGATCGCCGCCGAGTCCCGCGCCATGGCCGAAAAGGGCATCGAGGCGTTGGAAACCCTCTGGCACGAGCCGCTGGGCCAATACGTCTGCTACGACCGCGCCATCGGTGCCCCGATCGAGAGCCCTTCCGTCGGCGGCATCCTCACCGCCTTCGCCCCGATCCCGCACCACCGCGCCGCCGCGCTGGTGCGGCGGATCGAGACCCTGGCGAAGAGCTGCAACTACCTGATCCCCAGCCACGACCCGACCCACGCCGCCTTCGACGGGCCGTGCTACTGGCGCGGGCCGGTCTGGCTGATCGTCAACTACATGGTGGCCGACGGGCTGGCGCGGGCCGGGCAAGGCGAGATCGTCCCCCGCATCATCGGCGATTGCCTGCGGCTGATCGAGACCAGCGGCTTTGCCGAATACCACGACCCGATCACCGCCGAACCCTGCGGCGGCCCCCACTTCACCTGGACCGCCGCCATGGTGATCGAGATCCTCAACACCTGCGAGATGGCCGCATGA